Within the Alteromonas sp. M12 genome, the region AACTCTTGGCTTTTAACGTTTAATTTGCTGACGATAGGGGGCATGCATTCGCTCCTAATCCGGTTAAGTAAAATTTAACCCCATTGTGATGACATCTAAATGTCAAAAGTTGGGAATTAGCAGGTTTCGTTAAATAATTCGCGACCAATTAACATGCGACGTATCTCTGAAGTGCCAGCGCCGATTTCATACAGTTTTGCATCACGCAACAAACGACCTGCTGAAAACTCATTGATATAACCGTTACCACCGAGTAACTGAATAGCATCTAAGGCCATTTTGGTTGCTAATTCGGCCGAATAAAGTATCGCGCCTGCTGCATCTTTACGGGTGGTCTCACCTCGATCACAAGAACGCGCTACGGCATAAACGTAAGCTCTGGCGGCATTCATCTGGGTGTACATATCTGCAACTTTGCCTTGTACTAATTGGAACTGACCAATAGATTGACCAAATTGTTTGCGGTCATGAATGTAAGGAACAACAAGATCCATGCAGGCTTGCATGATCCCAAGTGGTCCACCTGAAAGCACTAATCTTTCATAATCTAGTCCACTCATTAATACGCGGACACCGCCACCTTCTTCGCCAAGGATGTTTTCCGCAGGCACTTCGCAGTCTTGGAAAACAAGCTCACAAGTATTCGATGAGCGCATACCTAATTTGTCGAGTTTTTGAGCTTGGCTAAATCCAGCAAAAGATTTTTCCACTATAAAAGCGGTAATGCCTTTGGAACCAGCTTTTACATCTGTTTTTGCGTAAATGACAAAGGTGTGGGCATCAGGGCCATTGGTTATCCACATTTTGTTGCCATTGAGGATGTATTTATCCCCTTGTTTATCGGCTCGTAGTTTCATACTCACGACATCTGAACCAGCATTAGGCTCACTCATCGCGAGCGCACCAATGTGCTCACCAGATACTAGCTTTGGAAGGTATTTTTGTTTTTGCGCTTCAGTGCCGTTTTTGTGAATCTGATTAACACAAAGATTTGAATGGGCTCCGTAACTTAAACCGATCCCAGCAGATGCTCGGCTGACTTCTTCCATGGCGATAGTATGAGCTAGATACCCCATATCTGAACCACCATATTGCTCCGCGACCGTCACGCCCAATAAACCCATTTCACCTAGTTTAGGCCAAAGATGATTAGGAAATGCATTTTCTTCATCGGCTTTTTCTGCCAAGGGCGCTATTTCTGCTTGGGCAAAATTGTATACGTGATCACGAAGCATATCGATATCTTCGCCTAATCCAAAATTAAGTGTAGGGTAGGGAGCGTTCATCAAACTTATCCTTTATTTAATTGTTCAAGTTCGTCTTTGCATCGAGACTCAACTTCATCTAGCTCGATCATCAGGACGTTTATATCTTCAAGTTGTTGAATCAAAATGGCGCGTTTTTCTGTGGTCATTTCTAACATAGCTTGAAGCTGAATTTTTGAATTTTGGTGGCTGTCGTAAAGGTTAAAAAGGGTGCGCGTTTCTGCTAAGGAAAACCCCAATCGTTTACCACGCAAAATGAGCTTTAATCTAACTTTGTCTTTTTTACTGTAGATTCGAGTTTGCCCCGCACGTTGCGGAGACAACAACCCCTGTTCTTCATAAAAACGTATGGAGCGGGGTGTTACATCAAAATGTTTAGATAACTCCCCTATACTGAATGTGGGCGCGTCTTGTTCGACTCCAGAGCTGTGTTTCTCAGATTTATTATCAGCATTCATTTCGCATTCCTAAACGTGTAAAACGGCGATAGTGTGTATATGTCACAAGTTTATATTTTTGTTTGTTTTAAAATTAAAGCTTACGTTTACGTATACGTCAACTTGATGCCGAGAATAAACTACCTCAATTAGAAGATCAACTTTTTAACATTTCCCATTTAATATAGTTGATATTATTTATTCAGTTAAAACGAGTGAATAAATATGAAAAGCAAACATGACAAGAAGGTAGGTTAATAGATTAGCTTAGGGCAAAAATAACGGGCTTTAATTTGCCGCTGAATAGCCAAAGTTAAGCGTCGGGTAAACAGCTTCGACTCACATTAAAAGTTTTACTGAGTAGCTAACAGCTTTAACAAGGTAAACTACTGATGTTGCGCAAAATATGCTTATTATTACTAATGCTAGTATTTCTAGTCTAGACAGTTTGATTTTTACGATCAAAATTGAATGCGATAAACCTTTTAACTAAACAATTCTAAATTGAGTAAATAAATGCCAAGTCCTAAATCTTCACCTGCAAAGCAAATTGATCAGCAAGCTCAACAATTAGATTCAACGGATAAATTGAGTGCGCTAAAAAGCCAGTTTGAATTGCCCGAAAACGGTGTTTATCTCGATGGAAATTCACTCGGCGCACTGCCTATTATTGCCAAACAACGAGCGCTAGAAACAGTTGAATTGCAGTGGGGGAGAGACTTAATTGCCAGTTGGAACAAGCACCATTGGATTGATCTTCCCATTACGGTAGGAGAAAAAATAGCGCGGTTAATAGGCGCAGGTGTTGGGCAAACTATATGTTGTGACTCCATCTCTGTGAATTTGTTTAAGTTAATCTGTGCAGCATTAGCAAAGCAACCGGGGCGAACGACGGTTTTATCCCAAGTTGATAACTTTCCAACAGACTTATATATGGTTCAAGGTATTGAGTCTTTGTTGAGTCAAGATCGCTGTCAGCTTAAATCGGTGAATGCAAATAATATAGAACAATCACTTACCGAGGAGGTGGCGGTTTTACTCGTAACCCAAGTCAATTATAGGACGGGCTACATTCATGACATGGCAAAGTTAACCAAATTAGCTCATGCTAAAGGAATTTTAGTTATTTGGGATCTTGCTCACAGCGCAGGCGTGCTGGATCTAAAACTTGACGATTGCCAGGTAGACTTTGCGGTGGGTTGTTCTTATAAATATCTCAATGGTGGGCCAGGCGCCCCTGGTTTTATTTATGTTGCTAAACGACATTTATCACATTTTAAACAGCCATTGAGTGGCTGGATGGGGCATAGTCAACCCTTTCAGTTCTCACCAACATTTGAAAGTGACAAGAGTATTTCACAATGTTTAACTGGTACACCTGCAATTATTTCAATGAGTATATTGGACGCTGCATTGGAGGTGTTTACGGCAGTGGATATGTCAGATGTAATGAGCAAATCTAAAGCCTTAACCTCGTTTTTTATGCAGGGTTTAAAAACACTTAAATTAGATCAAGAGTTAACCTGTATTTCACCTCAATCAGCAGAGTTGAGAGGCAGCCAAGTGGCGTTAACACATCCCTACGCATTTGCCATCTGTCAGGCACTTATTGCACATAAAGTTGTGGCTGATTTTCGTGCACCTGAGGTACTTCGTTTAGGTTTTGCGCCCTTGTATATTAGTTTCGAAAATGTTGCCACAGCATTACACAGTCTCAAAAAGATCATGCAAAATAAAGAGTATTTAAAAGCCGAATTTCAGCAACAGGGTAAGGTGACTTAAACAGCCTAATTACTTAAATTTTAATGATGGGTTAAGAATGAGTGGTCAGTTTATCGTTGTCTTTTATGATAAAGCGTTCTTTGTCAGCGCTGAGTCTGCCGCCAATCTCATTCAATCGCTTACGATTACTGTTGCTTAATTCACGTTTGTCTAACTCATTAAATAGGCGCAATGTTTTCGCTTTTTTATATTCCGCTAAATTGGATTCCAATAACCCTTGCAGTAAATTTAAACCAAAGGCAGCTTCCTTAGGAAACAGAAGATAGGCTTGGTAGAAGTAATCTACGGATTCTTGATAACGTTGCTGATTGTGTAAGTTCAAGCCCTGTTTGTTAAATTTGAGGGCTCTAGGGCGTCTTTCCCCTAACTCTTCTTCTTGCTGTGCAATTACCATTGAAGAGATGGTCTGGTCGGTTAGATCTTCTGTTTCTAACATTTTTTCTTCACAATCAAATAGAATTTGAGCCGCTCGCAATTCATCTCCTACACCTAACCATGCCTTTATGGCATCAGTCATTGTAGGGACATCTGCGGTCGTGAAGTCTTTTTGGTCTGCCTCTTCCAAAAGGGCTACGGCTTTATCTTGATCATTTTCTAACACGGCGACCAAAATGTTCATATAGTCACGTTTAATCGCAAGATTTTCTTCTAAATAATTGCGTCCTGCATTACCGATTAAAAATCGGGCTACTTGCAACGCGTTTGCTCTTTCATTTGCTTGTTTAGATTCTGCTATTGATAAGTAACAGCGCGCCAGTTCCAAGGATAATTCAGCGTATTTTTCACGTATATCTTTTGCGTTAAGCCGTTTTCGTTCCAACAAATCGATTGCTTTGTCCATTTTGTTTTGCAACTGGTAAACATAGGATTTGAGCTTAGCCGCGGTCATTGAAAGTGCACTTTCTTTAATTAGGTCTATGTACTCTTCGGCTTCTTCA harbors:
- a CDS encoding MerR family DNA-binding transcriptional regulator, with translation MNADNKSEKHSSGVEQDAPTFSIGELSKHFDVTPRSIRFYEEQGLLSPQRAGQTRIYSKKDKVRLKLILRGKRLGFSLAETRTLFNLYDSHQNSKIQLQAMLEMTTEKRAILIQQLEDINVLMIELDEVESRCKDELEQLNKG
- the kynU gene encoding kynureninase, which translates into the protein MPSPKSSPAKQIDQQAQQLDSTDKLSALKSQFELPENGVYLDGNSLGALPIIAKQRALETVELQWGRDLIASWNKHHWIDLPITVGEKIARLIGAGVGQTICCDSISVNLFKLICAALAKQPGRTTVLSQVDNFPTDLYMVQGIESLLSQDRCQLKSVNANNIEQSLTEEVAVLLVTQVNYRTGYIHDMAKLTKLAHAKGILVIWDLAHSAGVLDLKLDDCQVDFAVGCSYKYLNGGPGAPGFIYVAKRHLSHFKQPLSGWMGHSQPFQFSPTFESDKSISQCLTGTPAIISMSILDAALEVFTAVDMSDVMSKSKALTSFFMQGLKTLKLDQELTCISPQSAELRGSQVALTHPYAFAICQALIAHKVVADFRAPEVLRLGFAPLYISFENVATALHSLKKIMQNKEYLKAEFQQQGKVT
- a CDS encoding response regulator, yielding MVGPKINIAVVEDNGMARILLRNHLLEMGYSNVSCYIHGRELKKALKVRQFDLILMDFHLGDHKNGVEVIQELNREKLLKNTTSLIFVTSDRLPLIIGQIVDIHPDDLVIKPYTIRILEKTIANVLRIRRHLMPVLTLMDEKLWDVALQKLEQIAKSNSIPKSRTTLLKIRARLLLKLSRFDEATALYDSVLQSAENVIWAKWGVIHAQYLAGKIEISEELLKDMLGAHLTNDKACEWLARICIGRKEYEEAEEYIDLIKESALSMTAAKLKSYVYQLQNKMDKAIDLLERKRLNAKDIREKYAELSLELARCYLSIAESKQANERANALQVARFLIGNAGRNYLEENLAIKRDYMNILVAVLENDQDKAVALLEEADQKDFTTADVPTMTDAIKAWLGVGDELRAAQILFDCEEKMLETEDLTDQTISSMVIAQQEEELGERRPRALKFNKQGLNLHNQQRYQESVDYFYQAYLLFPKEAAFGLNLLQGLLESNLAEYKKAKTLRLFNELDKRELSNSNRKRLNEIGGRLSADKERFIIKDNDKLTTHS
- a CDS encoding isovaleryl-CoA dehydrogenase, which codes for MNAPYPTLNFGLGEDIDMLRDHVYNFAQAEIAPLAEKADEENAFPNHLWPKLGEMGLLGVTVAEQYGGSDMGYLAHTIAMEEVSRASAGIGLSYGAHSNLCVNQIHKNGTEAQKQKYLPKLVSGEHIGALAMSEPNAGSDVVSMKLRADKQGDKYILNGNKMWITNGPDAHTFVIYAKTDVKAGSKGITAFIVEKSFAGFSQAQKLDKLGMRSSNTCELVFQDCEVPAENILGEEGGGVRVLMSGLDYERLVLSGGPLGIMQACMDLVVPYIHDRKQFGQSIGQFQLVQGKVADMYTQMNAARAYVYAVARSCDRGETTRKDAAGAILYSAELATKMALDAIQLLGGNGYINEFSAGRLLRDAKLYEIGAGTSEIRRMLIGRELFNETC